One Williamwhitmania sp. genomic region harbors:
- a CDS encoding CPBP family glutamic-type intramembrane protease, with translation MSHYHQPNKIRSYTSIWLWLEMALIFVGGPLLYLFNLLPGHKSIPLLVIFAGALIYLLTSKNFSNINLGFNGFREWKELFLKAGLVALVLMALTLIFEPHNLFILPRTKPLLWGLIMVFYPIWSALTQELIYRPFFFARYRRIIGSRRAVLLLNALLFAFLHIIFRNWVAVVGAFVAGLFWARNYQKNQSWLAVALEHAIWGNLLYTIGLGHYFYVPDF, from the coding sequence ATGAGCCATTACCATCAACCCAATAAAATAAGGAGTTACACCTCCATTTGGCTGTGGCTAGAAATGGCGTTGATATTTGTGGGAGGCCCATTGCTTTACCTATTCAACCTGCTTCCTGGACATAAATCCATACCGCTACTTGTAATATTCGCTGGCGCATTAATCTATCTTCTTACCAGTAAAAACTTCAGTAACATAAACCTGGGCTTTAACGGGTTTAGGGAGTGGAAGGAGCTGTTCTTAAAAGCTGGTTTGGTGGCTTTGGTGCTTATGGCCCTCACCCTAATATTTGAACCGCATAACTTGTTTATTCTGCCACGGACCAAACCACTTCTTTGGGGTTTAATAATGGTATTCTACCCTATCTGGTCGGCCCTGACTCAAGAACTCATCTATCGCCCGTTCTTCTTTGCTAGATATAGAAGGATTATTGGCTCACGAAGAGCCGTTCTTCTGCTAAACGCACTTCTATTTGCCTTTTTGCATATCATCTTTCGAAATTGGGTGGCAGTAGTTGGAGCATTTGTAGCTGGACTCTTTTGGGCAAGGAACTACCAAAAGAATCAGTCCTGGTTGGCAGTGGCCCTTGAGCATGCCATTTGGGGAAATTTGCTATACACCATCGGGCTTGGCCACTACTTCTACGTACCTGACTTTTAA
- the rlmD gene encoding 23S rRNA (uracil(1939)-C(5))-methyltransferase RlmD, with the protein MKRNKEKPLIENVLITDVAAEGKALARVNDKVLFVPFAVPGDVVNVQVTRKRTSYMEGYITEYVKLSAIRQEPFCEHFGTCGGCKWQFLPYTEQLNFKQKQVEDQLVRIGKLTLPTISPILGSENTTHYRNKLEYTFSNRRWIKKEEAINEGEIRDTRALGFHIPGMFDKILDIHTCYLQPEPSNSIRLAAREWAINSEADFYDNRSHQGLLRNLIIRTSETGEVMVIVVFAYNHEEHIPGLLSHLGQKFPSITSLQYVINPKLNDTINDLEVIVFKGKDHMMEKMEDLNFKVGPKSFYQTNSKQAYQLYSVARKFAALTGNEIVYDLYTGTGTIANFIAHNAKKVVGIEYVPEAIEDAVENSKINGITNTEFFAGDMKNMLRPEFMEQHGYPDVVILDPPRAGIHADVAENLLHALPLRIVYVSCNPATQARDLALLSEKYKVTEVQPVDMFPHTHHVENVVKLERI; encoded by the coding sequence GTGAAAAGAAACAAGGAGAAGCCATTAATAGAAAACGTGCTAATTACCGATGTTGCAGCCGAAGGCAAAGCGTTGGCAAGGGTAAACGATAAAGTATTATTTGTTCCCTTTGCCGTTCCCGGTGATGTGGTGAATGTGCAAGTTACACGCAAACGGACAAGCTACATGGAGGGTTATATTACTGAATATGTAAAGCTCTCGGCGATTCGGCAGGAGCCATTTTGCGAGCACTTTGGCACCTGTGGTGGTTGCAAGTGGCAGTTTTTACCTTATACGGAACAGCTCAACTTCAAGCAAAAGCAGGTTGAAGATCAGCTTGTGAGGATTGGAAAGTTGACATTGCCTACCATCAGCCCTATTCTAGGTTCCGAAAACACCACCCACTACCGCAACAAGCTGGAATACACTTTCTCCAACCGCCGCTGGATAAAGAAGGAAGAGGCAATCAATGAAGGAGAAATAAGGGATACTAGGGCACTGGGATTTCATATTCCTGGCATGTTCGATAAAATCCTAGACATTCACACCTGCTACCTACAGCCGGAACCGTCCAACTCCATAAGGCTAGCAGCACGCGAGTGGGCCATCAACAGCGAAGCCGATTTCTACGATAACCGGAGCCACCAAGGATTGCTCCGCAACCTCATCATCAGGACCTCCGAAACTGGTGAAGTGATGGTGATTGTGGTTTTTGCTTACAACCACGAAGAGCATATACCGGGGCTGCTCAGCCATCTTGGCCAAAAGTTTCCATCGATAACCTCCTTACAATATGTGATAAACCCTAAACTAAACGACACCATCAACGACCTTGAGGTGATTGTTTTTAAAGGGAAGGACCACATGATGGAGAAGATGGAGGACCTTAATTTTAAGGTTGGTCCAAAATCGTTCTACCAAACCAACAGCAAGCAGGCCTACCAGCTATACTCCGTTGCGCGTAAGTTTGCCGCACTAACTGGTAACGAAATTGTTTACGATTTATACACTGGTACCGGTACCATTGCCAACTTTATTGCCCATAATGCAAAAAAGGTGGTGGGCATTGAGTATGTTCCTGAAGCCATTGAGGACGCTGTCGAAAACTCAAAGATAAATGGCATTACCAACACCGAATTCTTTGCCGGAGATATGAAAAACATGCTTAGGCCTGAATTTATGGAGCAGCATGGCTATCCCGACGTGGTTATTCTGGATCCTCCGCGCGCGGGAATTCATGCCGATGTTGCCGAAAATCTTCTGCATGCATTACCTCTGCGGATTGTATACGTTAGCTGCAACCCTGCAACGCAAGCTCGCGACCTGGCCCTTCTAAGCGAGAAATACAAGGTTACTGAAGTACAACCAGTGGACATGTTTCCACACACACATCACGTGGAGAATGTTGTTAAGCTAGAAAGAATTTAA